In the genome of Desulfotignum phosphitoxidans DSM 13687, one region contains:
- a CDS encoding GntR family transcriptional regulator produces the protein MTKTTQPETDHEDLTLKAINGIKNMLFSNEITSALRLNARDLSKRLNMSPTPVTQALKLLHFQGILGHVPHKGYFLETNTPQMIQDIFHLRMALESAGLVFFIKI, from the coding sequence ATGACGAAAACGACGCAGCCCGAAACCGACCATGAAGATCTGACCCTGAAGGCGATCAACGGCATCAAAAACATGCTGTTCAGCAATGAGATCACCTCAGCGCTCCGGCTCAATGCAAGGGATCTGTCCAAGCGGCTGAACATGAGCCCCACGCCGGTGACTCAGGCCCTGAAACTCCTTCACTTCCAGGGAATTCTGGGGCATGTGCCCCACAAGGGGTATTTTCTGGAAACCAATACCCCGCAGATGATTCAGGATATCTTTCACCTGCGCATGGCCCTGGAATCCGCCGGTCTGGTTTTTTTCATAAAAATATGA
- a CDS encoding ribbon-helix-helix domain-containing protein, which translates to MRTIQMTLDEDLVKAVDRVSKQLCTTWSAFTRKALREALARYHAEQLEQKHRKGYERQPVSEGEFSVWESEQAWGDE; encoded by the coding sequence ATGAGAACCATTCAAATGACCCTTGACGAAGATCTTGTAAAAGCCGTTGACCGCGTGTCAAAACAACTTTGTACCACTTGGTCTGCATTCACGAGAAAAGCACTTCGTGAGGCCCTGGCCCGCTATCATGCTGAACAGCTGGAGCAAAAGCACCGGAAAGGGTATGAGCGGCAGCCCGTATCAGAGGGCGAATTCTCTGTGTGGGAATCGGAGCAGGCCTGGGGGGATGAATGA
- the rocD gene encoding ornithine--oxo-acid transaminase gives MKTTELIKKENQFGAKNYKPLDVVLSKGSGIWVWDVEGNRYMDCLSAYSAVNQGHCHPKIYQALVDQAQKLTLTSRAFRNDQLPLLYEELCQLTDSHKMLPMNSGAEAVETVIKCARKWGYESKGVARGRADIIVCSDNFHGRTLSIIGFSTDDNARQNFGPFTPGFTVIPFGDADALEAAITPNTVAFLVEPVQGEAGVIIPPKGYLKRVREICTQKNVLMILDEIQTGLGRTGKLLAEEHEGVQADLTLIGKALSGGFYPVSAVLSNEAVLGLLQPGQHGSTFGGNPLACAVARAALKVLVEENMIDNAAAMGAYFLEQLRQIQHPAVKEIRGIGLMIAVELHENTPGGARGICEALQEKGILCKETHTWTIRFAPPLVITKPDIDWAMEQIREVFAELEG, from the coding sequence ATGAAAACAACAGAACTCATTAAAAAAGAAAACCAGTTCGGGGCAAAAAATTATAAGCCCCTGGATGTGGTATTGAGCAAGGGATCCGGCATCTGGGTCTGGGATGTGGAAGGCAACCGCTACATGGACTGCCTGTCTGCCTATTCCGCCGTGAACCAGGGGCATTGTCATCCCAAAATTTATCAAGCCCTGGTGGACCAGGCACAGAAACTCACCCTCACCTCCCGGGCGTTCCGCAACGATCAGCTGCCCCTGCTGTATGAGGAGTTGTGCCAGCTCACGGATTCCCACAAGATGCTGCCCATGAATTCCGGGGCCGAAGCTGTGGAAACCGTGATCAAATGCGCCCGAAAATGGGGATATGAATCCAAGGGCGTGGCACGGGGCCGGGCCGATATTATCGTATGCTCGGACAATTTCCACGGCCGGACCCTGTCCATCATCGGGTTCAGCACGGATGACAATGCCCGACAGAACTTCGGGCCGTTCACTCCGGGATTCACCGTGATTCCATTCGGGGATGCCGATGCCCTGGAAGCCGCCATTACCCCCAACACCGTGGCATTCCTGGTGGAGCCCGTCCAGGGGGAAGCCGGGGTCATTATTCCGCCCAAAGGCTATCTCAAGCGGGTCAGGGAGATCTGTACCCAGAAGAACGTGCTCATGATTTTAGATGAGATCCAGACGGGCTTAGGCCGCACGGGCAAACTGCTGGCTGAGGAACACGAAGGGGTTCAGGCGGACCTCACCCTGATCGGCAAGGCCCTGTCCGGCGGATTTTACCCGGTTTCTGCCGTGCTGTCCAATGAAGCGGTACTGGGCCTGCTCCAGCCGGGCCAGCACGGGTCCACCTTCGGCGGCAATCCCCTGGCCTGCGCCGTGGCCCGGGCTGCCCTCAAAGTTTTGGTGGAAGAAAACATGATTGATAACGCCGCTGCCATGGGGGCGTATTTCCTGGAACAGCTGCGGCAAATCCAGCACCCGGCCGTCAAGGAAATCCGGGGTATCGGCCTGATGATCGCCGTTGAGCTGCACGAAAACACCCCGGGCGGCGCCAGAGGCATCTGCGAGGCGCTTCAGGAAAAAGGGATCCTGTGCAAGGAAACCCACACCTGGACCATCCGGTTCGCCCCGCCCCTGGTGATCACGAAACCCGACATCGACTGGGCCATGGAACAGATCCGGGAGGTGTTCGCAGAGCTGGAGGGATAA
- a CDS encoding sigma-54 interaction domain-containing protein: MNTIEALREKLALYERIFDNINAGVLVIDARGYITHFNEPYGRFLNLDPKAQIGRHCTEVVENTRMHIVARTGKAEINHSHRINGQDMVVQRIPIKKDGKVIAVYGQVMFRDVAEVRDLAEQLSLLESKVQLFEKELFDLRATRYTFDCIIGDSDAITGLKQEAAKAAATHSSVLITGESGTGKELFAQAIHNAGPRKLHPFVKINCAAIPRDLLESELFGYDKGAFTGAGTKGKPGRFELAGKGTIFLDEIGDLPLEMQPKLLRVLEDKAFERIGGTRVIRSDFRVISATNRDLAKMMATNRFRRDLFYRLNVIPIHIPPLRERPEDILPLAKHMLKKIVKEAGRPAVKIEKTASRALVRYSWPGNARELSNVLERAMYASGSGTICTADLPFISASGRNVSGRPSEPSLKTARDAAQIAAIHKALAQTGYNKARAAKLLGIHRTLLYKKMKKYNIGLTPEQAPDET, encoded by the coding sequence ATGAATACAATAGAAGCCCTCAGAGAAAAACTGGCACTGTACGAACGGATATTTGACAATATCAATGCCGGCGTGCTGGTCATCGATGCCCGCGGATATATCACCCATTTCAACGAACCCTACGGCCGGTTCCTGAACCTGGACCCCAAAGCCCAGATCGGCCGGCACTGCACCGAGGTGGTGGAAAACACCCGCATGCACATCGTGGCCCGCACGGGAAAGGCGGAAATCAACCACTCCCACCGCATCAACGGCCAGGATATGGTGGTCCAGCGCATCCCCATCAAAAAGGACGGAAAGGTCATCGCAGTTTACGGCCAGGTCATGTTCAGGGATGTGGCAGAGGTGCGGGACCTGGCGGAACAACTTTCTCTGCTGGAATCCAAGGTCCAGCTGTTTGAAAAGGAGCTGTTTGATCTCCGGGCCACCCGGTACACCTTTGACTGCATTATCGGTGACAGTGATGCCATCACCGGCCTGAAGCAGGAGGCGGCAAAAGCGGCAGCCACCCATTCCAGTGTGCTGATCACCGGAGAAAGCGGCACAGGCAAGGAGCTGTTTGCCCAGGCCATCCACAATGCCGGCCCCAGGAAACTGCATCCGTTCGTGAAAATCAATTGCGCGGCCATCCCCAGGGACCTGCTGGAATCGGAACTGTTCGGATATGACAAAGGCGCGTTCACCGGTGCCGGGACAAAAGGAAAGCCCGGCCGGTTTGAGCTGGCCGGCAAAGGCACCATCTTTCTGGACGAAATCGGAGACCTGCCCCTGGAGATGCAGCCCAAACTGCTCCGGGTGCTTGAAGACAAAGCGTTTGAGCGTATCGGCGGCACCCGGGTCATCCGCTCCGATTTCCGGGTGATCAGCGCCACCAACCGGGACCTGGCTAAAATGATGGCAACAAACCGGTTCCGGCGGGACCTGTTCTACCGGCTCAACGTCATCCCCATCCATATTCCGCCCCTGCGGGAACGGCCGGAAGATATTCTGCCCCTGGCAAAGCATATGCTGAAAAAAATCGTAAAGGAAGCGGGCCGGCCCGCCGTGAAAATAGAAAAAACAGCTTCTCGGGCCCTGGTACGCTATTCCTGGCCCGGCAATGCCAGAGAGCTGTCCAATGTACTGGAACGAGCCATGTATGCGTCAGGCAGCGGCACCATCTGCACGGCAGACCTGCCTTTTATTTCGGCATCGGGCCGAAATGTGTCCGGCAGGCCATCGGAACCTTCCCTGAAAACCGCCCGGGATGCAGCCCAGATCGCGGCCATCCATAAGGCCCTGGCGCAAACCGGATACAACAAGGCCCGGGCCGCGAAACTCCTGGGCATTCACCGGACCCTGCTGTACAAAAAAATGAAAAAATACAACATCGGCCTGACACCGGAACAGGCCCCGGACGAGACATGA